A single Larimichthys crocea isolate SSNF chromosome VIII, L_crocea_2.0, whole genome shotgun sequence DNA region contains:
- the lingo1b gene encoding leucine-rich repeat and immunoglobulin-like domain-containing nogo receptor-interacting protein 1-B: MTVLVKSRMVSGEAGGHSYLVACWQPILILMLGTVLSGSTTGCPSRCDCNAQERSVVCHRRRLAALPEGIPTETRLLDLSKNRLKNLGPEEFINYPQLEELQLNENIISSIEPGAFSNLMNLRILGLRNNQLKLIQLGVFTGMTNLTQLDISENKIVILLDYMFQELYNLRALEVGDNDLVFISPRSFHGLSNLESLNIEGCNLASVPTDALSHLHNLLSLQLRYLNVTVIRDYSFKRLYRLRVLEISHMPALDTMTPKCLYGLNLTSLSITNCNLTVIPYQAISHLRYLRFLNLSFNPIHTVEGNQLSNLQKLQAFHLAGGRLAAIEPYSFRGLNHLRVLNVSDNSLSTLEESVFHSVGNLETLALYDNPLACDCRLLWVFRRRWRLNFNRQQPMCASPEVVQGKEFKDFPDILPSDYFICQKSKIVDYKVQESHVDEGTTVHFACQAEGDPVPVIMWLSPKKDYITTKTVGSRLSVSNDGTLEVRYSQIQDNGTYTCIASNAAGNDTKAAHLFVHSYSPNWPHQPNKTFAFISNQPNDEGANVTRATVPFPFDVKTLIIATTMGFISFLGVVLFCLVILFLWSRGKDSTKSSIEVEYVPRKEETEEASPTEASVQFNMKIM, encoded by the coding sequence GTAAAAAGTAGGATGGTGTCGGGGGAGGCAGGAGGGCACAGCTACTTGGTTGCGTGCTGGCAGCCCATCCTGATCCTGATGCTGGGCACCGTCCTTTCTGGATCTACCACCGGTTGCCCCTCCCGATGCGACTGCAACGCCCAGGAGCGTTCAGTCGTGTGCCATCGCCGGAGACTGGCAGCACTTCCTGAGGGTATTCCGACTGAAACGAGGCTGCTAGACCTCAGCAAAAACCGTCTCAAGAATCTGGGACCCGAGGAGTTCATTAATTACCCTCAGCTGGAAGAGCTGCAACTTAACGAAAACATAATTTCATCCATTGAGCCCGGGGCTTTTAGCAACCTTATGAACCTTCGAATTCTAGGTTTGCGCAACAACCAACTGAAGCTCATTCAGCTTGGGGTGTTCACAGGCATGACCAACCTCACCCAGCTGGATATTAGTGAGAACAAAATTGTCATTCTGCTTGACTATATGTTCCAGGAGCTGTATAACCTGAGGGCACTGGAGGTTGGTGACAATGACCTAGTATTCATCTCTCCCCGATCTTTTCATGGCCTCAGCAACCTTGAAAGCCTCAATATTGAGGGATGCAACCTGGCCTCTGTGCCCACTGATGCACTTAGCCATCTGCATAACCTGTTGTCACTTCAATTACGCTATCTCAACGTCACTGTCATAAGGGATTACTCCTTTAAGAGGCTGTATCGGCTCAGAGTGCTAGAGATTTCTCATATGCCTGCCCTGGATACCATGACCCCAAAATGCTTGTATGGACTCAACCTCACATCACTGTCAATCACAAACTGTAATCTTACCGTCATCCCCTACCAAGCTATCAGTCACCTGAGATATCTTCGGTTTTTGAATCTGTCTTTCAATCCCATTCATACTGTGGAAGGAAACCAACTTTCTAATCTACAGAAGCTCCAGGCTTTTCATTTGGCTGGTGGAAGATTAGCTGCCATTGAGCCCTATTCTTTTCGAGGACTCAACCACCTCCGTGTACTCAATGTATCCGATAATAGCTTGAGCACCCTGGAAGAGTCCGTCTTCCACTCAGTCGGAAACCTGGAAACCCTGGCTTTGTATGACAACCCATTGGCCTGTGATTGTCGCTTGCTCTGGGTGTTCCGCCGGCGATGGAGGCTCAACTTCAACAGACAACAGCCCATGTGTGCTTCGCCTGAGGTTGTGCAAGGAAAAGAGTTCAAGGACTTCCCAGACATCCTTCCCTCTGACTATTTCATCTGCCAGAAATCAAAAATCGTGGATTATAAGGTTCAAGAAAGCCATGTAGATGAAGGAACTACAGTTCATTTTGCTTGCCAGGCTGAGGGTGATCCAGTCCCTGTGATAATGTGGCTGTCCCCTAAAAAGGACTACATCACTACCAAAACTGTGGGGTCAAGACTTTCTGTGTCTAATGATGGCACATTGGAGGTGCGTTACTCCCAAATCCAGGACAACGGCACCTACACGTGCATTGCAAGCAATGCAGCCGGCAATGACACCAAAGCTGCCCACCTATTTGTGCATAGTTACTCCCCCAATTGGCCCCACCAGCCAAACAAGACATTTGCCTTTATCTCCAACCAGCCCAATGATGAAGGTGCTAATGTGACCCGGGCCACAGTTCCATTTCCATTTGATGTAAAGACACTCATCATTGCAACCACCATGGGATTTATCTCTTTCCTTGGAgttgtcctcttctgtcttgtAATATTATTCCTCTGGAGTAGAGGGAAAGACAGCACTAAGTCAAGTATAGAGGTTGAATATGTGCCACGtaaagaggaaacagaggaggcCAGTCCAACTGAGGCATCCGTACAATTCAACATGAAAATCATGTGA